A region of the Verrucomicrobiota bacterium genome:
CCTCCGGCTGTGGAAGGCCCACCAGTCATATTCTTTCGGATTGCGTTTCTCGTAGGCCGCATGGTTGTCGGCATAAACGAGATTGAGCCCGCCGCGATGGGCGGAACGATGGGCGTTCCAATAGGGCATTTCCCAGAAAAGCACCGCCGTGCTTGAATTGCTGATTTGATTCGAGGGCCGCCCGCTGATCGGCATTCGTTCCTCGTAGCTCCCGTTGGCCTTCAGATAAATGTGGTTCCAGACATAAGTGACGTGATCGTTGCCTTTGAGCAGGTTCGCAAACAGTGGAACCTCAGGTTCCTTGGTCTTGATGCCGGAGGGGCAAGTGTAAAGATTCTTGCCGGGATTGGTGGTTTTCGCCGTGGAGGTCGTGTTCGTGGGTTTGTTGGCGTTTTTGCCCACATAAGGCTCCAGCAACTCGGGCATCCAGACCGGGTCGGTGCGCTTCGCGAAACCTTCTCCCCACGCCCGACCCCAGTTCTTGGGAAGCGGGAGCTTCTCGGCGTAATCGGGCGAATACATGGCGATCGCCAGACCCAACTGCTTCATGTTGTTCAAGCAGTAGGTTTGTTCGCCGCGCATCTTGGCCCGGCTCAACGCCGGCAGAATCATACCGGCCAAGATCGCGATGATGGCGATGACCACCAAAAGCTCAATCAGGGTAAAAGCAAGCCTCGCAGGACGAAGTCCGCTCGAGAAAGAAAGGCAATTTCTCATGGTGCAAAAAGGAGGGGTGAAAGACATGGCTAAGGTAACCACCCTCCATCGCAAAACAAGTCCGTCCGACCACTTTTCACACCCGGCCGGCCGCGCTCACGCATCGTGAAGCGTCTTCAAAAAAGGGCCTGAGTTCAACAACACGAGGGAAGCCCGGCGGATCGATCCAGAAGAGGGTTCCACCAGCGACAATCGAAGTCTTATGCCCTCGCCATCCTCATCATCTCCTCCGCGAAACCCGACGCACGCGGCCTCTCCCTCGTCACGTCGCAAGCTTGGCCGCGTCACGAAATCGAAAACCGCATCCGAAGCACGTGGGCGCTTCATCAAATGGTTTCGCGAGATCGGAATCGAGGACGTTCCGTTGGTGGGCGGCAAGAACGCGTCCCTGGGCGAAATGTTCCGCGAACTGACCGGCAAGGGAGTGAAGGTTCCAGACGGCTTCGCCGTGACCGCGGAGGGGTTTCGTTACTTTCTCCGCCAGTCCGAACTGGACACGAAGATCCGGGAAATCCTCAAAGGCCTCGACACCCGCGACATGGAAAACCTTCGCCAGCGGGGCGCACGCGTTCGCCACGCCTTACTCGCCGCCTCGCTTCCCCCCGACCTCGAAGCGGAGATCACGTCCGCCTACGACCGTTGGCATGCCTCCTCGTCGCAACCGGCGGACGTGGCGGTGCGCAGCAGTGCCACCGCGGAGGATCTGCCCGACGCCAGCGTGGCCGGACAACATGAGACCTATCTCAACGTCTGCGGGCATCGCGCTCTCCTGGATTGTTGCAAGCGCAGCTTTGCCTCGCTCTTTACCGATCGGGCCATCTCTTATCGCACGGACAAGGGATTCGATCATTTCCAGGTCGCCTTATCCATCGGGGTGCAGCGCATGGTGCGTTCCGATCTGGCTTCGAGTGGAGTGATCTTCACTCTCGACACTGAGACCGGCTTTCGCGACGTCGTACTCATCAACGCCGCCTATGGCCTCGGAGAGAATGTGGTTCAAGGCTCGGTGAATGCCGACGAGTATTGCGTCTTCAAGCCGACCCTCAGGACCGGGCATCGGCCCATCCTGCAAAAGA
Encoded here:
- a CDS encoding DUF1559 domain-containing protein, with the translated sequence MRNCLSFSSGLRPARLAFTLIELLVVIAIIAILAGMILPALSRAKMRGEQTYCLNNMKQLGLAIAMYSPDYAEKLPLPKNWGRAWGEGFAKRTDPVWMPELLEPYVGKNANKPTNTTSTAKTTNPGKNLYTCPSGIKTKEPEVPLFANLLKGNDHVTYVWNHIYLKANGSYEERMPISGRPSNQISNSSTAVLFWEMPYWNAHRSAHRGGLNLVYADNHAAYEKRNPKEYDWWAFHSRRGWDGE